A region of the Campylobacter subantarcticus LMG 24377 genome:
GAAAACTTACTTGACTTAGGGCGATTGCAAAAAGTGCTAGAGGAAGCTGAAAAACCCTATTAGAATAATATAAATAGGAAATACTACCAGCCATTAAAAAGCTCGCGATGGTAGTATCTAGTAAAGAGCTGATTTGATTAGCTGAAGAGCCTAAAAGTCCATGGGTAAATGTGGAGTGAAATTGATCTAATTTTGCCTTAGCTTTTTTTAGTTTGATACTTAAATACATGCTTTTTAAAATTTTAGTATTTTTTAGAGCAAAAATATGCCATATAAGCTGAGCTAAACCACTTAAAACAGTCGCATATGAAAAATAATACAAGGCTTCTAGTGGTTGATCTTGGCTAACAAAAAATCCCGCAATCACAACAAAAAGATTAAAAAAAGAAGCAGAAAAAGATGTAATGAAAAAATTTTGTTTATAATTTAGTAAAGAGCCTAAAAAGGTAACCAAAAAGATAAAAAATAAATACCAAAAATTAATAGAAACCAAAGGAGCGGCTAAAATAATTGTTTCTTTGTTAAAACCAAAAGCAAAAATCTTTGTAAAAAATTCAGCAAAAAAACTTACTAACACACAGGTTAAAAAGACAATTATACTAAATTGCAATAATACATTTAAACAAAAGGCACCTTTTTTACTTGCTTTAATAAAGCTAGGCAAAAATGCTTGCCCAAAAGCTCCTTCGGCAAAAATTCTTCTAAAAAATGCAGGCATTTTTAAGGCCACAAAGAAAATATCGCTATAAATTCCAGCTCCTAAGTATAAAGCTAAAACAATATCTCTTAAAACTCCCATTATTCTAGAAAATAAAATTCCCAAAGCATTAATGATAAAATTTTTAAAAATAATATTTTTTTTCATGTGATTTCATTCTTTTTATATTAGTTTGAATATTATAAAATTTTTAATAATAATTTTAACGAAATTTTGATTTTATTTTTGCTAAAATCAAAATTTTATATACAATAAGGAAGCTTAGGATATGGAAGAAAAGAAAATTTTATACACTAAAGATCCCTATAAAGAGCTTTTGGTATTTGCTTCTGAAAATCAATGCGAGGTAGAAGAGTTAGATTTTAGATTATTGAGTTTTAGCACTTCTTATACCTATGATAATCAAGAATGGATAAAGGCAAATGAAAAGGAATTAAAAATTTTTGAAGAAGATGAGAAGTTTTTAATTCAAAATTTAAATATCAAACAAGAATATAAAATCGAGATTTTTTTTAAAAAAATGGCTCATCTTCAAGAATTTGATATTAGCTTGCAAACAAATGAATTTTGTACTTTATTAAAAGCAAATGTTAAACCTAAAGATAGTATTGCATTTTATGATAAATTAGCTTTGGAGCTTTTAGAAGCCATATATAAAGCGATGATTAAAGAGAAATTTTTACTAGGCTTTAGAAATTTTGATTTTAAAAAACAAATTATAGATTTTAACGCTAAGGTCAAAGAAAAGCAAAAATTTGATTTTGAAGTTGAATTTGAAGTAAGCAAAGGGCTTGACCCTCAAGAACCTACTAATGAAGAGATTAAATTTCATTATTTGGATAAATTAAAAAAACACAATGACGTGATGAATAGAAATTATGTAGCGCCTATAGGAAAAGATGAGGTGGCTATTGAAAAGATAAAACCCAAAGAGGGGAGTGATGGTAAGGATTTAAGATTTAAAATTTTAAAAGCACTTCCGCCTAAATCTAACAAAGACAAGGTAATTTGTTCAGACAAATTTGAAATCAAAGAAGATGATGAGAGCGTGAAATACATTGCCAAAAAAGATGGTTTTATTATACAAAGAAAGTCTATTTATGAAATAGAAAATTATTTGGAATTTAATAAGGTTGATTTTAAAAGTACAGGATCTATTTGGGCGGGTTTTGATAAACAAGTAATCATCGTGATAAAAAACACAAATACCTTAGAAGATGCTATAGGACCTAGGATCACTGTTGAAGCACAGGAATTGGAAGTTGTGGGTAATATGGCTCAAGATTCTGTTTTAAGAGGTAAAAAAGTAACTCTTAAAGGTAATATGCATCACAAAAGCACCATTATAGGACAAAAGGTTGATGTAAATATTTTAAGGGGTTATTGCCAAGCGCAAGAATTAAACGTTGAAACTTTAGAAAATGGAGTAATTAGAGCTAAAAAAGTAAATAT
Encoded here:
- the murJ gene encoding murein biosynthesis integral membrane protein MurJ, which translates into the protein MKKNIIFKNFIINALGILFSRIMGVLRDIVLALYLGAGIYSDIFFVALKMPAFFRRIFAEGAFGQAFLPSFIKASKKGAFCLNVLLQFSIIVFLTCVLVSFFAEFFTKIFAFGFNKETIILAAPLVSINFWYLFFIFLVTFLGSLLNYKQNFFITSFSASFFNLFVVIAGFFVSQDQPLEALYYFSYATVLSGLAQLIWHIFALKNTKILKSMYLSIKLKKAKAKLDQFHSTFTHGLLGSSANQISSLLDTTIASFLMAGSISYLYYSNRVFQLPLALFAIALSQVSFPKILRHLKANEEQKALAFMQKAFEYLSVLLILASIVGIILAKEIVEFLFQRGNFNQEDTKITAFLLQAYLLGLLPFGLQKLFSLWLYAKFKQKIAAIIAFKTLFISAFFSIVIILLIKEEAYKSLGIALASSISAFYLLYANIKEFGFKNLWGIFRVKFWLISIMFLSLFALGLFEIKDILIQFLIENYHFFKGLF
- a CDS encoding flagellar assembly protein A, yielding MEEKKILYTKDPYKELLVFASENQCEVEELDFRLLSFSTSYTYDNQEWIKANEKELKIFEEDEKFLIQNLNIKQEYKIEIFFKKMAHLQEFDISLQTNEFCTLLKANVKPKDSIAFYDKLALELLEAIYKAMIKEKFLLGFRNFDFKKQIIDFNAKVKEKQKFDFEVEFEVSKGLDPQEPTNEEIKFHYLDKLKKHNDVMNRNYVAPIGKDEVAIEKIKPKEGSDGKDLRFKILKALPPKSNKDKVICSDKFEIKEDDESVKYIAKKDGFIIQRKSIYEIENYLEFNKVDFKSTGSIWAGFDKQVIIVIKNTNTLEDAIGPRITVEAQELEVVGNMAQDSVLRGKKVTLKGNMHHKSTIIGQKVDVNILRGYCQAQELNVETLENGVIRAKKVNIKKAVGGEIIADEVYIQELVDNCICSAKSLIHIEKIQGSGNKLIIQDLKAFGEEKSGEEILVHIDELKKEQENVAKEIEDVKHTIQVSKDSVRILQQKAKELLSTKRAVPQAYKATIKDFNQKVESLSILSNKVEVLKEEEKASVEKLKQIQEELLKSKIINKSGKWLDLNEVKFNLLNPRKELSYHPNNEEKIQCFTLEKIETEEDVSAYEIQSISNYKEKVDDSGN